A region from the Phoenix dactylifera cultivar Barhee BC4 unplaced genomic scaffold, palm_55x_up_171113_PBpolish2nd_filt_p 001453F, whole genome shotgun sequence genome encodes:
- the LOC103707798 gene encoding uncharacterized protein LOC103707798: MVDVDRRMAGLTHAHAAGLRRLFTRAAPAPSSASASRSGLLSFSPLAEAVISQLKSSAVPVNPGLSDADFTRLEAEFSFAFPPDLRAVLALGLPTAPGFPDWRSLPRLRASLDLPIAAVSLQIARTTLWLRSWGPRPADPDRALRFARAALRRAPLLLPLFGCFYIPCRPCLAGSPVFLVDETRLLCCGFDLSDFFRREFFLVDETRLLCCGFDLSFHSPSPSLLRQPSNSDNLVIPSVAGKTPRWIEFWSDAAASDRRRRNSSSSTTSTSSYESAFSSPWSPPPPDPEQFVEIRPPPRLPDWVETYLDRIGSILREGGWGESDVREMVHVSAASGFFDDDGEAVAVDTHAVLDALLLKADRCSDSLRRAGWSSDDVSETLSLDFRRHRAPQRPPVKLPPEIALKIVKLAEAIARF; encoded by the coding sequence ATGGTCGACGTCGACCGGAGGATGGCGGGACTCACCCACGCCCACGccgccggcctccgccgccTCTTCACCCGTGCCGCCCCTGCCCCCTCTTCCGCCTCCGCCTCCCGCAGCGGCCTCCTCTCGTTCTCCCCGCTTGCCGAGGCCGTCATCTCCCAGCTTAAGTCCTCCGCCGTCCCCGTCAACCCTGGCCTCTCCGACGCCGACTTCACCCGCCTCGAGGCCGAGTTCAGCTTCGCCTTCCCCCCCGACCTCCGCGCCGTCCTCGCCCTCGGCCTCCCCACCGCCCCCGGTTTCCCCGACTGGCGCTCCCTTCCCCGTCTCCGCGCCTCTCTCGACCTCCCTATCGCCGCTGTCTCCCTCCAGATCGCCCGCACCACTCTCTGGCTCCGCTCCtggggcccccgccccgccgaCCCCGACCGCGCCCTCCGCTTCGCCCgcgccgccctccgccgtgcccccctcctcctccccctcttcgGTTGCTTCTACATCCCCTGCCGCCCCTGCCTAGCCGGCAGCCCCGTCTTCCTCGTCGACGAGACCCGCCTCCTGTGCTGCGGCTTCGACCTTTCCGACTTCTTCCGCCGCGAGTTCTTCCTCGTCGACGAGACCCGCCTCCTCTGCTGCGGCTTCGACCTCTCCTTCCACTCCCCGTCCCCCTCCCTTCTCCGCCAGCCATCAAACTCCGACAACCTCGTCATCCCCTCCGTCGCCGGAAAGACCCCGCGCTGGATAGAGTTCTGGAGCGATGCCGCCGCCTCAGACCGCCGCCGCCgcaactcctcctcctccaccacctcAACCTCCTCCTACGAGTCTGCATTTTCCTCCCCCTGGTCGCCCCCACCGCCCGATCCGGAGCAGTTCGTCGAGATCCGGCCGCCGCCGCGGCTGCCGGACTGGGTTGAGACCTACCTGGACCGGATCGGCTCGATCCTGAGAGAGGGCGGCTGGGGAGAATCGGACGTCCGCGAGATGGTTCACGTGTCTGCCGCCTCCGGCTTCTTCGATGACGACGGCGAGGCCGTGGCGGTCGACACCCACGCGGTGCTCGACGCGCTACTCCTCAAGGCGGACCGCTGCTCCGACTCTCTCCGCCGTGCCGGCTGGAGCTCCGACGACGTCTCCGAAACTCTCAGCCTCGATTTCCGCCGGCATAGAGCGCCTCAGCGGCCGCCGGTGAAGTTACCGCCGGAGATTGCTCTCAAGATCGTGAAGCTCGCCGAGGCCATCGCGCGATTCTGA